TGCCGGTGGAATTAACGGGTGGATCATGGCTGGCCGACCTCGTTCTCGCGTGACATCTCCTCGAGCGACTTGCCCTTGGGCTCAGGCACCAGGAAGGTGAGGAGGAAGCCGAGCAAGCTGCAGCCGGCGAGTGTGAACAGCGAGTTGCGGACGCCGATGCTTGGCGGgtagccgtgcgccgccgccttggccgGGTCAGGGCTCTGCGCCAGGTACAGGAACCCGAACGACCCGATGATCGCGCCCACcttccccgacgccgccgaTATCCCGTGGCTCGTCGCATGCAGCCTCGCCGGGTATATCTCCGCCGGCACGATGAACGTCGCGAGCTTCGCACcacgtcgtcgttgtcgttgtcATCATCGAGGTTGAGAAGCCGCTGCAGGAAGAGGAGTGGTCGGACGACGGTGAGTTCATCGAGCTGGAAGGAGGGTTAGGCATCGTCGCcgcgacgaggaagacgacagCGGGGTGTCTGGCGTGGAGCTGGAGAGGAGGTCGCACGAGGTCACAGGAAGCGGGTTGCAGAGCTGCGGCGAGCGGAGCAGAGGCTGA
This window of the Oryza sativa Japonica Group chromosome 4, ASM3414082v1 genome carries:
- the LOC107276644 gene encoding probable inorganic phosphate transporter 1-7; the encoded protein is MSLATFIVPAEIYPARLHATSHGISAASGKVGAIIGSFGFLYLAQSPDPAKAAAHGYPPSIGVRNSLFTLAGCSLLGFLLTFLVPEPKGKSLEEMSRENEVGQP